A portion of the Stigmatella aurantiaca DW4/3-1 genome contains these proteins:
- the thrS gene encoding threonine--tRNA ligase: MLSEHDHRALGDRLDLFHLQEEAPGMVFWHPRGFVLYQLLEERVRRELASGGYREVRTPQVLGQRIWESSGHWQNFRHGMFVLDDGERPFAMKPVSCPGHIQLFQRLAPSFRSLPLRMAEFGLVHRNESSGALHGLFRLRQFTQDDGHIFCMEEQVADEVAAFCRSLRAFYRGFGFEDAQVAFSSRPAQRAGDDALWDRAEAALLEAAGRVGLDCRMQPGEGAFYGPKLEFILKDRSGRDWQCGTIQLDFVLPERFDLHYVDSGGEKRRPAMLHRAIFGSVERFLGILLEHHQGVLPAWLAPEQVRVLPVGADSHAYAAEVQEHLLAAGLRVEADARGETLSRRILEAHQDAVPFAVLVGPREQAGRSIQIRERGGAQRNAPLASAAAELAAACHAS; encoded by the coding sequence ATGTTGAGCGAACACGATCATCGAGCCCTGGGCGACCGCTTGGACCTCTTCCACTTGCAGGAGGAGGCCCCTGGCATGGTGTTCTGGCACCCCCGCGGCTTCGTCCTGTACCAGCTCTTGGAGGAGCGGGTCCGCCGCGAACTGGCCTCGGGCGGTTACCGCGAAGTGAGAACGCCGCAGGTGCTGGGCCAGCGCATCTGGGAGAGCAGCGGCCACTGGCAGAACTTCCGCCACGGCATGTTCGTGCTGGATGACGGCGAGCGGCCCTTCGCGATGAAACCCGTGAGTTGCCCGGGACACATCCAGCTCTTCCAGCGGCTCGCCCCTTCCTTCCGCTCCCTGCCCCTGCGCATGGCGGAGTTCGGGCTCGTTCACCGCAACGAATCCTCGGGCGCTTTGCATGGCCTGTTCCGCCTGCGCCAGTTCACGCAGGACGATGGCCACATCTTCTGCATGGAAGAGCAGGTGGCCGACGAAGTGGCCGCGTTCTGCCGCTCCCTGCGCGCCTTCTACCGGGGGTTTGGGTTCGAGGATGCCCAGGTGGCCTTCAGCAGCCGGCCCGCCCAGCGCGCCGGGGATGACGCGCTCTGGGACCGGGCCGAGGCCGCCTTGCTCGAAGCCGCGGGGCGCGTGGGGCTCGACTGCCGCATGCAGCCCGGCGAGGGCGCTTTCTACGGACCCAAGCTGGAGTTCATCTTGAAAGACCGGTCCGGCCGCGATTGGCAATGCGGAACGATCCAGCTCGACTTCGTCCTGCCCGAGCGTTTCGACCTGCACTATGTGGACTCAGGGGGCGAGAAGCGGCGCCCAGCCATGCTGCACCGGGCCATCTTCGGCAGCGTGGAGCGGTTCCTGGGCATCCTGCTGGAACATCACCAGGGGGTGCTTCCCGCCTGGCTGGCGCCAGAGCAGGTTCGCGTGCTTCCCGTGGGCGCGGACTCGCATGCCTACGCCGCCGAGGTCCAGGAGCATCTCTTGGCCGCGGGGCTCCGGGTGGAAGCAGATGCCCGGGGCGAGACGCTGTCCCGGCGCATCCTCGAAGCCCACCAGGACGCCGTGCCATTCGCCGTCTTGGTCGGCCCCCGGGAACAAGCGGGGCGTTCCATTCAGATCCGGGAGCGAGGCGGGGCGCAGCGGAACGCACCGTTGGCATCAGCGGCCGCCGAGCTTGCCGCGGCGTGCCACGCCTCCTGA
- a CDS encoding DEAD/DEAH box helicase encodes MRTPSDRYLPPAHETPGTSGPSAGRVIVIAPTRAACETIELAMGLRFETYLEKHHGPQVRELARGEKGFGIVAGTGSGKTLAIRLIAEEFVGRGGEVPLRVGVINREREATADTPTWNVIIVTTGIARRWFQNGDILPWDTLLIDEIHQTSAELELCLALGKRVGCRFIWLSATVDPALYARYLNSASVLEVQAFDPAKVATVVVERKEPLAFLDEAFLLGMEKEQRGVGLFLPTRAAVEQAAAHVRAHSPRINAAYYHGGEPIRAIRPFLEGTEARPFFLAMTAAGQSALNVPGLDTVIIDDTRFANLVERGRNVLTRVHLGNNEILQMAGRVHGRVAGGRVFILSDRDIDFFSLRPTEPDFQLAGDSERVALTAAALGVRADELDLPVPLDRIAYRRALQRLQERNIVDAHGRLSPYGRAVEALPVERAWAELIVNAEDALLPFLAVCSAIESLHRMTREERNLEGVRVAGSDHLTAYNLYAEAYREAGFIGEVHGLPRHLFQAEKMEKWAERRGVLVKAVEDAALAMASIYRSVGVALPGRMPFAGERVHHRFAELLARFMPFDLVIDEQTAWGDEARVSKTSMCGSHGAVAGPLRYFADRHGSTRAAIEGTQVPIGLLRKYARRSKPELVYGPEYRALVREWSLEHSGFELEHELEVLRAWGPELADSARRALADALARGETRHAAVRRNQAGIEQVREAWRRSGGQTAKLGVPELAALYEARLEGVSTMDEFLSRPLDLGLDAWVPPEVREALMALPSAVSIREREVPLSYEVEPGEERAQRGVVRLHLPEKLARTLVEQELPVLDRPVRFMVSRGQRGTVRAETLLELQELLDMPWMSDELEPRHVHRSGKTVGRGGGGGRTPARGGKQGGARRKRR; translated from the coding sequence TTGCGCACTCCTTCCGATCGTTATCTTCCGCCCGCTCACGAGACCCCCGGCACTTCCGGGCCATCGGCAGGGCGCGTCATCGTCATCGCCCCCACGCGGGCCGCGTGCGAGACCATCGAGCTCGCGATGGGTCTGCGTTTCGAGACCTACCTCGAAAAACACCATGGGCCGCAGGTCCGTGAGCTGGCGCGTGGTGAAAAGGGCTTCGGCATCGTGGCTGGGACGGGCTCTGGCAAGACGCTCGCCATCCGGCTGATCGCCGAGGAGTTCGTGGGCAGGGGGGGCGAGGTTCCGCTCCGGGTGGGGGTCATCAACCGCGAGCGCGAGGCGACGGCCGACACGCCCACCTGGAACGTCATCATCGTGACGACCGGCATTGCCCGGCGCTGGTTCCAGAATGGCGACATCCTGCCGTGGGACACGCTGCTCATCGATGAGATCCACCAGACGTCGGCGGAGCTCGAACTCTGCCTCGCGCTCGGCAAGCGCGTGGGGTGCCGCTTCATTTGGCTCTCCGCCACGGTCGATCCCGCGCTCTACGCGCGCTACTTGAACAGCGCCAGCGTGCTCGAGGTGCAAGCGTTCGATCCGGCGAAGGTGGCCACGGTCGTGGTCGAGCGGAAAGAGCCGCTGGCGTTCCTCGACGAGGCCTTTCTCCTCGGGATGGAAAAGGAACAGCGAGGGGTGGGCCTCTTCCTGCCCACGCGGGCGGCGGTCGAGCAGGCCGCGGCGCATGTGCGGGCGCACTCCCCCCGTATCAACGCGGCGTACTACCACGGCGGGGAGCCCATCCGCGCCATCCGGCCTTTCCTCGAAGGGACGGAGGCCCGGCCTTTCTTCCTGGCGATGACTGCCGCGGGGCAGAGCGCGCTCAACGTCCCGGGCCTCGATACGGTCATCATCGACGACACGCGTTTTGCCAACCTCGTCGAGCGGGGGCGCAACGTGCTCACCCGTGTCCACCTGGGAAACAACGAGATTCTCCAGATGGCGGGGCGCGTGCATGGCCGTGTGGCGGGAGGGCGCGTCTTCATCCTGAGTGATCGCGACATCGACTTCTTCTCCCTGAGGCCGACGGAGCCGGATTTTCAGCTCGCGGGTGACTCGGAGCGCGTGGCCCTCACCGCGGCGGCCTTGGGCGTGAGGGCCGATGAGCTGGACCTGCCCGTGCCCTTGGACCGCATCGCCTACCGGCGCGCACTCCAGCGGTTGCAGGAGCGCAACATCGTCGACGCGCACGGCCGGCTCTCACCGTATGGCCGCGCGGTCGAGGCGCTGCCCGTGGAGCGGGCGTGGGCGGAGCTGATCGTCAACGCCGAGGACGCGCTGCTGCCCTTTCTGGCGGTGTGCAGCGCCATCGAGTCGCTTCACCGCATGACCCGCGAGGAGCGCAACCTGGAGGGCGTGCGGGTGGCCGGAAGCGATCATCTCACCGCGTACAACCTCTACGCGGAGGCGTACCGGGAGGCAGGCTTCATTGGCGAGGTGCATGGGCTTCCCCGCCACCTGTTCCAGGCAGAGAAGATGGAGAAGTGGGCCGAGCGGCGAGGCGTGCTGGTGAAGGCGGTGGAGGACGCGGCCCTGGCCATGGCGAGCATTTACCGGAGCGTGGGGGTTGCCCTGCCGGGCCGCATGCCGTTCGCAGGGGAGCGCGTCCACCACCGTTTCGCGGAGCTGCTCGCGCGCTTCATGCCGTTTGATCTCGTCATCGACGAGCAGACGGCATGGGGAGACGAGGCACGTGTCTCCAAGACCAGCATGTGTGGGAGCCATGGGGCGGTGGCTGGACCGCTCCGCTACTTCGCTGACCGCCACGGCAGCACGCGTGCGGCCATCGAGGGCACGCAGGTTCCCATCGGCCTGCTGCGAAAGTACGCGCGCCGCAGCAAGCCGGAGCTTGTCTATGGTCCGGAATACAGGGCGCTCGTCCGGGAGTGGAGCCTGGAGCATTCGGGCTTCGAGCTGGAGCACGAGCTTGAGGTGCTTCGTGCCTGGGGGCCGGAGCTGGCGGACAGCGCCCGGCGCGCGCTCGCGGACGCGCTGGCGCGGGGAGAGACGCGCCACGCGGCGGTGCGCCGCAACCAAGCGGGCATCGAGCAGGTGCGCGAGGCATGGCGCCGCTCGGGGGGACAGACGGCAAAGCTCGGGGTGCCCGAGCTGGCGGCCCTCTACGAAGCGCGGCTCGAAGGGGTCTCGACGATGGACGAGTTCCTCTCGCGTCCCCTGGACCTCGGCCTGGATGCGTGGGTTCCCCCCGAGGTGCGCGAGGCGCTGATGGCGCTGCCCAGCGCGGTGAGCATCCGCGAGCGCGAGGTACCCCTGAGCTACGAGGTGGAGCCGGGGGAGGAGAGAGCCCAGCGGGGGGTGGTGAGGCTCCACCTCCCCGAGAAGCTCGCGCGCACGCTGGTCGAGCAAGAGCTTCCGGTGCTCGACCGGCCGGTGCGCTTCATGGTGAGCCGCGGCCAGCGTGGCACCGTGCGCGCCGAGACACTGCTGGAACTGCAAGAGCTGCTCGACATGCCCTGGATGTCTGACGAGCTCGAGCCAAGGCACGTTCACCGTTCTGGGAAGACGGTGGGGCGCGGTGGCGGTGGCGGCCGGACGCCTGCCCGTGGCGGAAAGCAGGGAGGCGCCCGGCGCAAAAGGCGGTGA
- a CDS encoding MBL fold metallo-hydrolase — translation MKLTYLGTATVLLEVGSLRLLTDPAFDPAGTAYDFGPWYAPRSWFSSQKEYRTPLRSSEVGPLDAVLLSHDHHADNLDHEGRRLIAGSAVARVITTRAGAARLSGAAPPGRRSVPGEGLGIGAKTTGLAWGESTQLGGGAGALRLTATPARHGPVGTPQVHEVMGLLIEPESPSEPTVWISGDTVLFPALRQFLTHQRASGRRIDVAILHCGGVTFPKLPVLGRSRFTFDAKQVAEVCGLLEPRMVIPVHRSGWTHFREPEQQLRASLTAAGLAKHCRFLDLGESTPLTAG, via the coding sequence ATGAAGCTGACCTATCTGGGGACCGCCACGGTTCTTCTCGAAGTGGGGAGCCTGAGACTGCTCACCGATCCGGCGTTCGATCCCGCTGGCACGGCGTACGACTTCGGTCCCTGGTATGCGCCCCGCTCCTGGTTCTCGTCACAGAAGGAGTACCGGACGCCGCTTAGAAGCAGCGAGGTAGGCCCCCTGGATGCGGTCCTCCTGAGCCACGACCACCACGCGGACAACCTGGACCACGAGGGCCGTCGGCTGATCGCCGGGTCTGCCGTCGCGCGCGTCATCACGACGCGGGCGGGGGCGGCGCGGCTCTCGGGGGCAGCGCCCCCAGGCCGCCGCAGCGTTCCTGGGGAGGGGTTGGGGATTGGCGCGAAGACGACAGGCCTTGCCTGGGGGGAGTCCACGCAACTGGGAGGCGGCGCGGGAGCCCTCCGGCTCACCGCGACCCCTGCCCGCCATGGTCCGGTGGGGACCCCTCAGGTGCATGAGGTCATGGGGCTGCTCATCGAGCCCGAGTCGCCATCGGAGCCCACCGTGTGGATCTCGGGCGACACCGTCCTCTTTCCAGCCTTGCGGCAGTTCCTGACGCACCAGCGCGCGAGCGGCCGGCGGATCGACGTGGCCATCCTTCACTGTGGCGGCGTCACCTTCCCCAAGCTTCCTGTCCTCGGCCGGTCTCGGTTCACCTTCGACGCAAAGCAGGTGGCCGAGGTCTGCGGCCTTCTCGAACCCCGCATGGTCATTCCCGTCCACCGCAGCGGGTGGACGCATTTCCGGGAACCGGAGCAGCAACTGCGCGCCTCGTTGACGGCGGCGGGTCTAGCGAAGCACTGCCGCTTCCTCGATCTGGGCGAGAGCACCCCTCTCACGGCTGGCTGA
- the pip gene encoding prolyl aminopeptidase, whose protein sequence is MSGSSPTALYPPLEPYNTGRLRVSPIHEVYFEESGNPRGKPVVFVHGGPGGGTDSRQRRFFDPQAYRIVLFDQRGCGKSTPHANLEDNTTWHLVEDMETLRRHLGLDRWMVFGGSWGSTLSLAYAQKHPERVTELVLRGIFLLRKLEIDWFYQQGANILFPDAWEDYIAPIPPEERGDLLHAYHRRLMSDDARVRQEAARAWSVWEARTSHLLPNPGLVEKYGEDDFSLAFARIESHYFVHRGFFRSDTQLLDDVPRIRHIPAVIVQGRYDIPCPMQSAWALHKAWPEAELRVIDDGGHSANEPGITAALVEATNRFRP, encoded by the coding sequence ATGTCCGGTTCTTCCCCCACGGCCCTCTATCCCCCCCTCGAGCCCTACAACACCGGGAGACTGCGCGTGTCTCCCATTCATGAGGTTTACTTCGAGGAGAGCGGCAACCCGCGAGGCAAGCCCGTGGTCTTCGTCCATGGAGGCCCCGGAGGCGGCACGGACTCCCGGCAACGGCGCTTCTTCGATCCCCAGGCCTACCGCATCGTGTTGTTCGATCAACGTGGCTGCGGCAAGAGCACGCCCCACGCCAACCTGGAGGACAACACCACCTGGCACCTCGTGGAGGACATGGAGACCCTGCGCCGCCACCTGGGCCTCGACCGGTGGATGGTCTTCGGCGGCTCGTGGGGGAGCACGCTCTCGCTCGCCTACGCGCAGAAGCACCCCGAGCGCGTCACGGAGCTGGTCCTGCGCGGCATCTTCCTGCTGCGCAAGCTGGAGATCGACTGGTTCTACCAGCAGGGCGCGAACATCCTCTTCCCGGATGCCTGGGAGGATTACATCGCCCCCATTCCCCCCGAGGAGCGAGGGGATCTGCTCCACGCCTATCACCGGCGGCTGATGAGCGATGACGCACGGGTACGCCAGGAGGCCGCGCGGGCCTGGAGCGTCTGGGAGGCGCGCACCAGCCACCTGCTGCCCAATCCGGGCCTCGTCGAGAAGTACGGAGAAGATGACTTCTCGCTGGCCTTCGCGCGCATCGAGAGCCACTACTTCGTCCACCGGGGCTTCTTCCGGAGCGACACCCAGCTCCTGGACGATGTGCCACGCATCCGCCACATCCCCGCCGTCATCGTCCAGGGGCGCTATGACATCCCCTGCCCCATGCAGAGCGCCTGGGCGTTGCACAAGGCCTGGCCCGAGGCGGAGCTGCGCGTCATCGACGACGGCGGGCACTCCGCCAACGAGCCGGGAATCACCGCCGCGCTCGTGGAGGCCACGAACCGGTTCCGGCCGTAG
- a CDS encoding response regulator transcription factor, with the protein MSDAPTLLLVDDDNFVRRILKDTLAETGIELRLLEASDGEEGLAIAAREQPALMFLDLFMPRRSGLEVLAAMKQTSPRTRVLVISSMDAEPVVEQALAAGAVGFVGKPFHPLEIASAVRQALAH; encoded by the coding sequence ATGTCCGACGCTCCGACTCTCCTCCTGGTAGATGATGACAACTTCGTCCGGCGCATTCTCAAAGACACCCTGGCGGAAACGGGTATCGAGCTGAGACTGCTCGAGGCTTCGGACGGCGAGGAGGGGCTGGCCATCGCCGCGCGTGAGCAGCCCGCGCTGATGTTCCTCGACCTGTTCATGCCCCGCCGCAGCGGCCTGGAGGTGCTCGCCGCGATGAAACAGACATCGCCGCGCACCCGCGTCCTGGTGATCAGCAGCATGGACGCGGAGCCCGTGGTGGAGCAGGCCCTGGCAGCCGGTGCGGTGGGCTTCGTGGGCAAGCCCTTCCACCCGCTGGAGATCGCTTCTGCCGTCCGGCAGGCCCTCGCTCACTAG
- a CDS encoding TIGR02266 family protein — MANYWIGDTSGRVLGPLTLQALRDLIGSGRLRAVNRASRDGDTWIPIQDFAEVRDLVASSLPTLAAEQKQAEALRAQLRGFQNLKTAHEVFGMKPSSSLDEVRLAFFRMAKRYSPEHLPADTSEALRQVSQETFDFLSQKMREVEALAPRGTPGRPPTPAPVAGRRLTPVPLASRPPTPAPVTGRPPPGSTAPMSPGALLATQVRQQITAPIYSTSEFVGLKPRDGERLQADIQVNARSVGLFTEHRMINLTTGGLFVPTPRPLRLGTQVDLTLRFEQPARTIEVRTTVIWENALSDGRQPAGYGLGLSGLRAEEKSFLQEFVRNHTKG, encoded by the coding sequence ATGGCGAACTATTGGATCGGAGATACTTCGGGCCGAGTGCTCGGCCCGCTGACGCTTCAGGCCTTGCGGGATCTGATCGGCTCGGGCCGGCTCCGGGCCGTCAACCGGGCCTCGCGCGATGGGGACACCTGGATCCCCATCCAGGACTTCGCGGAGGTGAGGGACCTGGTGGCCTCGTCCCTGCCTACGCTCGCCGCCGAGCAGAAGCAGGCCGAGGCCCTGCGCGCCCAGCTCCGGGGCTTTCAGAACCTGAAGACGGCGCACGAGGTGTTCGGCATGAAGCCCTCCTCGTCGCTGGACGAGGTGCGGCTGGCCTTCTTCCGGATGGCCAAGCGCTACTCCCCCGAGCACCTGCCTGCCGACACCTCCGAGGCGCTGCGCCAGGTGTCCCAGGAGACGTTCGATTTTCTCTCGCAGAAGATGCGGGAGGTCGAAGCCCTGGCCCCCCGGGGCACCCCGGGCCGCCCCCCCACCCCCGCCCCCGTGGCCGGGCGGCGGCTCACGCCCGTCCCCCTGGCGAGCCGGCCCCCCACCCCCGCCCCCGTGACCGGAAGGCCCCCGCCGGGCTCCACGGCCCCCATGTCCCCGGGCGCCCTGTTGGCCACCCAGGTGCGGCAGCAGATCACCGCGCCCATCTACTCCACCTCGGAGTTCGTCGGCCTCAAGCCCCGGGATGGGGAGCGGCTCCAGGCCGACATCCAGGTCAACGCGCGCAGCGTGGGGCTCTTCACCGAGCACCGGATGATCAACCTGACCACCGGAGGGCTCTTCGTTCCCACCCCCCGGCCCTTGAGGCTGGGCACCCAGGTGGACCTGACGCTCCGCTTCGAGCAGCCCGCCCGCACCATCGAGGTGCGCACCACCGTCATCTGGGAGAACGCCCTGAGCGATGGACGGCAGCCCGCGGGCTATGGGTTGGGCCTCTCGGGGCTCCGGGCGGAAGAGAAAAGCTTCCTGCAAGAGTTCGTCCGCAATCACACCAAGGGATGA
- a CDS encoding ATP-binding protein, which produces MKAPQPSAGLRTISEYLPLEGLPIPVAILRADRVAYANPALTALLGMSQEALSQLSMSDLLSRFVPKDQAWLEPRYQSQARHLQAAPTDLWLHVRGVGGKERTFHLRIHGGPGPGEQTVVLVDAQDEDSMHQLISALVIAASEMMVCQNEQEVLERALDAISAQGFFASIMHVRQDAFVYGPVRHDPEAIKLIERLAGQPLSAIRYPRDSTPYLDNLIHQRKATFHPDLNALMRRFFPAELAEFHERKHPGLKSLDVPLFVEGQPYGVLSVKGGSLTLMSTATLELFAQLMSGALENVRHHQRAQERLAEVTRLQNELVAHERLTVLGEAAGVVAHEVRNPLGAILNATALLKREERLSAVGHSAVTMLEEEAIRLEDIVRDLLDVVRPFELRPRLVHLGDLARHTVTLLQPVAEATQAHVSVEEEAELPPLQADETLMQLALSNLVRYALRSSPPGGTVRMVLARADPGFSIAIEDQGASLTHTDTQRFFEPFFTSRNNGAGLGLAVVRRVVLAHGGEIKASERPGGGARFEILLQNVGRT; this is translated from the coding sequence TTGAAAGCACCCCAGCCCAGCGCCGGGCTCCGCACCATCTCCGAGTACCTGCCACTCGAGGGTCTGCCCATTCCCGTGGCGATCCTGCGAGCGGACCGCGTGGCCTATGCCAACCCCGCGCTGACGGCGTTGCTGGGGATGTCCCAGGAAGCCCTGTCCCAGCTGTCGATGTCGGACCTGCTCTCCCGCTTCGTTCCGAAGGATCAGGCCTGGCTCGAGCCCCGGTATCAGTCCCAGGCCCGGCACCTGCAAGCCGCCCCCACGGACTTGTGGCTGCACGTGCGGGGCGTGGGCGGAAAGGAGCGGACCTTCCACCTGCGCATCCACGGCGGCCCAGGGCCTGGCGAGCAGACGGTGGTGCTGGTCGACGCGCAAGACGAAGACAGCATGCATCAGCTCATCAGCGCGCTGGTCATCGCCGCCAGCGAGATGATGGTCTGCCAGAACGAGCAGGAGGTGCTGGAACGGGCCCTGGATGCCATCTCCGCCCAGGGCTTCTTCGCTTCCATCATGCACGTGCGGCAGGACGCGTTCGTCTATGGCCCCGTGCGCCATGATCCCGAGGCCATCAAACTCATCGAGCGCCTCGCCGGGCAGCCGCTCTCCGCCATCCGCTACCCGCGGGACAGCACCCCCTATCTGGACAACCTCATCCACCAGCGCAAGGCCACCTTCCACCCGGACTTGAACGCGCTCATGCGCCGCTTCTTTCCGGCCGAGCTGGCGGAGTTCCACGAGCGCAAGCACCCGGGGCTCAAATCGCTGGATGTCCCCCTCTTCGTCGAGGGCCAGCCCTACGGCGTGCTGTCGGTGAAGGGCGGCTCGCTCACCCTCATGAGCACGGCGACGCTGGAGCTGTTCGCCCAGCTGATGAGCGGAGCGCTGGAGAACGTGCGCCACCATCAGCGGGCGCAGGAGCGGCTGGCGGAGGTGACGCGCCTGCAGAACGAGTTGGTGGCGCACGAGCGGCTCACGGTGCTGGGCGAGGCCGCCGGGGTGGTGGCCCACGAGGTGCGCAACCCGCTGGGCGCCATCCTCAACGCCACGGCGCTGCTCAAGCGCGAAGAGCGGCTGAGCGCCGTGGGCCACAGCGCGGTGACCATGCTCGAGGAGGAGGCCATCCGGCTGGAGGACATCGTCCGGGACTTGCTGGACGTGGTCCGCCCCTTCGAGCTGCGGCCCCGCCTGGTGCACCTGGGCGATCTGGCCCGGCACACGGTGACGCTCCTTCAACCGGTGGCGGAGGCCACCCAGGCCCACGTCTCCGTCGAGGAGGAGGCAGAGCTGCCCCCACTCCAGGCCGATGAGACGCTGATGCAGTTGGCGTTGTCCAACCTCGTCCGCTACGCGCTGCGCTCCTCGCCGCCCGGCGGAACGGTGAGGATGGTGCTGGCCCGGGCCGACCCAGGCTTCTCCATCGCCATCGAGGATCAGGGCGCGAGCCTCACCCACACGGACACCCAGCGGTTCTTCGAGCCCTTCTTCACCAGCCGCAACAACGGCGCGGGCCTGGGGCTCGCCGTGGTGCGCCGGGTGGTGCTGGCCCACGGCGGGGAAATCAAGGCGAGCGAACGGCCCGGAGGGGGCGCGCGGTTCGAGATCCTCCTCCAAAACGTGGGACGCACCTGA
- a CDS encoding THUMP domain-containing class I SAM-dependent RNA methyltransferase has translation MNGSSRMAPSPAEQLFIVAAPGLEPALEAEVAALGGKSHRWEGGVALEGPAGLHQEANLRLRTASRVLMRLGSFRAPDVGALTRGLAALELGRVWKGTGTPRLSVTAHRSRVPAGAVLGAAARAWGVPDLARAGTLEEEEAEGLTLLARLEGEACTVSVDTSGGLLYRRGYRQEVGRAPLRETLAAGVLLLAGYDGQEPLVDPMCGSGTFLIEGAWLSMRRAPGLERRFAFEDFPGFEPTAWAARRARAQAEALAAPRAALSGFDLNAGALGTARRNARRAGVTLALERQEVRTLAAPGGGPGLVVANPPYGKRVGEGGELPDLYRALGATLKRAFGGWRAALLVPDETALVRALGLPGARSLPVRNGGLPCRCLLSPL, from the coding sequence ATGAATGGTTCCTCCCGCATGGCCCCTTCCCCGGCAGAGCAGCTCTTCATCGTGGCCGCCCCTGGGCTGGAGCCCGCCCTGGAGGCGGAGGTGGCGGCGCTGGGGGGAAAGTCCCACCGGTGGGAGGGAGGCGTGGCGCTGGAGGGCCCCGCGGGGCTGCACCAGGAGGCCAACCTGCGCTTGCGCACCGCCAGCCGGGTGCTGATGCGGCTGGGGAGCTTCCGGGCGCCGGATGTGGGAGCGCTCACCCGGGGGCTGGCGGCGCTGGAGCTGGGGCGCGTGTGGAAGGGGACGGGGACGCCCCGGCTGTCGGTCACCGCGCACCGCTCCCGGGTGCCCGCGGGCGCGGTGCTGGGCGCGGCGGCCCGCGCCTGGGGGGTGCCGGACCTGGCCCGTGCCGGGACGCTGGAAGAGGAGGAGGCCGAGGGGCTCACCCTGCTGGCGCGGCTGGAGGGGGAGGCGTGCACGGTGAGCGTGGACACCAGCGGAGGGCTCCTGTACCGCCGGGGCTACCGTCAGGAGGTGGGGCGGGCCCCCCTGCGGGAGACCCTCGCGGCGGGGGTGTTGCTGCTCGCGGGCTATGACGGGCAGGAGCCCCTGGTGGACCCCATGTGCGGCTCGGGCACCTTCCTCATCGAGGGGGCGTGGCTGTCCATGCGCCGGGCCCCCGGGCTGGAGCGGCGCTTCGCCTTCGAGGACTTCCCAGGCTTCGAGCCGACGGCGTGGGCGGCCCGCCGGGCCCGGGCCCAGGCCGAGGCGCTGGCGGCTCCCCGCGCGGCGCTGTCCGGGTTTGACCTCAACGCGGGGGCGCTCGGCACGGCCCGGCGCAACGCGCGGCGGGCGGGGGTGACGCTGGCCCTGGAACGCCAGGAGGTGAGGACGCTCGCGGCACCCGGGGGAGGGCCCGGCCTGGTGGTGGCCAACCCGCCCTACGGGAAGCGCGTGGGAGAGGGGGGGGAACTGCCGGACCTCTACCGGGCGCTGGGGGCCACGCTGAAGCGGGCCTTCGGAGGCTGGCGCGCGGCGCTGCTCGTTCCGGATGAGACCGCGTTGGTCCGGGCGCTGGGCCTTCCTGGCGCACGGAGTCTCCCCGTCCGCAATGGGGGGCTGCCCTGCCGCTGCTTGCTGAGCCCGCTCTGA
- a CDS encoding oxidoreductase: MSTPEAPVRKKLQEYEPTVASVRMETPDTATLFLDFGGVPLDYKAGQFLNIDPHQFRELAPLAAFLQEQKGRREMFRSYSLSSAPHEPLVAITVKDEVFLPGLTRYPALLAPLLVHGRLAGARLKVSGFMGPYVLPDDVESRTDHIVHVVAGSGAVPNFSIIKDALHRGLKLRHTFLLSNKTAADMLYRDALEALEAAHPDQLRVVHTLTRETETSHLGPRVRRGRVDQALLEELIPDRETCLVYTCGPAITPWDRRKALETRTPASPRFLETVVGHLHTLGIHDKRIKREAYG; this comes from the coding sequence ATGAGCACCCCGGAAGCACCCGTCCGAAAGAAACTCCAGGAGTACGAGCCCACCGTGGCCAGCGTGCGCATGGAGACGCCTGACACCGCCACCCTCTTCCTGGACTTCGGAGGGGTGCCGCTGGACTACAAGGCCGGCCAGTTCCTCAACATCGACCCGCACCAGTTCCGTGAGCTGGCCCCGCTGGCCGCCTTCCTCCAGGAGCAAAAGGGCCGCCGGGAGATGTTCCGCTCCTACTCGCTGAGCTCCGCCCCCCACGAGCCGCTGGTGGCCATCACCGTGAAGGACGAGGTCTTCCTGCCCGGCCTCACGCGCTACCCGGCGCTGCTCGCGCCGCTGCTCGTCCACGGCCGGCTCGCCGGCGCCCGCCTCAAGGTGTCTGGCTTCATGGGCCCCTACGTCCTGCCCGACGACGTGGAGTCCCGCACGGACCACATCGTCCACGTGGTGGCCGGCTCCGGCGCGGTGCCCAACTTCTCCATCATCAAGGACGCGCTGCACCGGGGCTTGAAGCTGCGCCACACCTTCCTGCTCTCCAACAAGACGGCCGCGGACATGCTGTACCGCGACGCCCTGGAGGCCCTGGAGGCCGCGCACCCGGACCAGCTGCGCGTGGTGCACACCCTCACCCGGGAGACGGAGACCTCCCACCTGGGGCCCCGCGTGCGCAGGGGCCGGGTGGACCAGGCCCTCCTGGAGGAGCTCATCCCGGACCGGGAGACGTGCCTCGTCTACACCTGCGGCCCGGCCATCACCCCGTGGGACCGGCGCAAGGCGCTGGAGACGCGCACGCCCGCCTCGCCCCGCTTCCTGGAGACGGTGGTGGGCCACCTCCACACGCTGGGCATCCACGACAAGCGCATCAAGCGGGAGGCGTACGGGTAG